One part of the Macaca mulatta isolate MMU2019108-1 chromosome 6, T2T-MMU8v2.0, whole genome shotgun sequence genome encodes these proteins:
- the OR2Y1 gene encoding olfactory receptor 2Y1 (The RefSeq protein has 4 substitutions compared to this genomic sequence), which translates to MGSFNTSFEDAFILVGFSDWPQLEPILFIFILIFYSLTLFGNTIIIALSWLDLRLHTPMYFFLSHLSLLDLCFTTSTVPQLLINLCGVDRTITHGGCVAQLFIYLALGSTECVLLVVMAFDRYAAVCRPLHYMAIMHPRLCQTLAVASWGAGFVNSLIQTGLAMAMPLCGHQLNHFFCEMPVFLKLACADTEGTEAKMFVARVIIVVVPVALILGSYVHIARAVLRVKSMAGRRKAFGTCGCHLLVVFLFYGSAIYTYLQSIHNYSESEGKFVALFYTIITPILNPLIYTLRNKDVKGALWKVLWRGRDSG; encoded by the coding sequence ATGGGAAGTTTCAACACCAGTTTTGAAGACGCCTTCATTTTGGTGGGATTCTCAGATTGGCCGCAACTGGAGCCCATCCtgtttgtctttattttgattttctactCCCTAACTCTCTTTGGCAACACCATCATCATCGCTCTCTCCTGGCTAGACCTTCAGCTGCACACACCCATGTACTTCTTTCTCTCCCACCTGTCCCTCCTGGACCTCTGCTTCACCACTAGCACCGTGCCCCAGCTCCTGATCAACCTCTGTGGGGTTGACCGCACCATCACCCGTGGAGGGTGTGTGGCTCAGCTCTTCATCTACCTAGCCCTGGGCTCCACGGAGTGTGTGCTCCTGGTGGTGATGGCTTTTGACCGCTATGCTGCTGTCTGTCGTCCACTCCACTACATGGCCATCATGCACCCCCATCTCTGCCAGACCCTGGCCGTCGCCTCCTGGGGGGCAGGTTTCGTGAACTCTCTGATCCAGACAGGTCTCGCAATGGCCATGCCTCTCTGTGGCCATCAGCTGAATCACTTCTTTTGTGAGATGCCTGTATTTCTGAAGCTGGCTTGTGCGGACACAGAGGGAACGGAGGCCAAGATGTTCGTGGCCCGAGTCATAATTGTGGTTGTTCCCGTAGCACTAATTCTAGGCTCCTATGTGCACATTGCTCGTGCAGTGCTGAGGGTCAAGTCAATGGCTGGGCGCAGAAAGGCTTTCGGGACTTGTGGGTGCCACCTCCTAGTAgtgttccttttttatggctcGGCCATTTACACCTATCTCCAATCCATCCACAATTATTCTGAGAGTGAGGGAAAATTTGTTGCCCTTTTTTATACTATAATTACCCCTATTCTCAATCCTCTGATTTATACACTAAGAAACAAGGATGTGAAGGGTGCTCTGTGGAAAGTACTATGGAGGGGCAGAGACTCAGGGTAG